In a genomic window of Candidatus Eisenbacteria bacterium:
- a CDS encoding Na+/H+ antiporter subunit E — protein MEEKSGAQEIPSAKGIYSGGFRDLVIRFILFMALWLILSGHYDVEHISLGFLSVVAVLAVNGPVRRCPVEVDMDEDRWEFAPTLVHWGHLLLYIPWLIKEIVMASLQVAQLVLSPKMPVDPVLVGFRVDLRSPLARTMLGNSITLTPGTLTLEIQEDWFLVHALVESSAGSLISGTMQKRVAEVYGYEKGMVGEAKIFRTMKELGG, from the coding sequence ATGGAAGAGAAGAGCGGCGCACAAGAGATCCCCTCCGCTAAGGGGATCTATTCAGGCGGATTTCGCGATCTCGTGATCCGCTTTATCCTCTTTATGGCCCTGTGGCTGATCTTGTCCGGCCACTACGACGTGGAGCATATCAGTCTCGGTTTTCTATCCGTGGTCGCCGTGCTGGCGGTCAACGGCCCCGTCCGCCGCTGCCCGGTCGAAGTCGATATGGATGAAGACCGGTGGGAATTCGCACCCACCCTCGTTCACTGGGGCCATCTCCTACTCTATATCCCCTGGCTCATCAAAGAGATTGTCATGGCCAGCCTGCAAGTGGCCCAGCTCGTCCTCTCCCCCAAAATGCCGGTCGATCCGGTGCTGGTCGGGTTCCGTGTCGATCTCCGCAGTCCTCTTGCCCGGACGATGCTCGGCAATTCGATCACTTTAACGCCGGGCACTTTAACGTTGGAAATTCAGGAGGATTGGTTCCTCGTCCACGCGCTTGTGGAATCGTCCGCGGGGAGTCTGATCTCCGGAACGATGCAGAAGCGGGTTGCGGAGGTCTATGGATACGAAAAAGGAATGGTTGGTGAGGCGAAGATCTTTCGCACGATGAAGGAACTGGGCGGATGA
- a CDS encoding pH regulation protein F codes for MNHFFTITAIILSIVMVLPFYRLVVGPTVFDRMLGAGAIGSKTLVLLTIVGMLYGRVEMFIDIVIAYSLLNFIGVLAAAKYLEKKGIEP; via the coding sequence ATGAACCACTTCTTCACTATTACCGCAATTATTCTCAGCATCGTTATGGTGCTTCCCTTCTACCGTCTTGTAGTGGGACCCACGGTTTTCGATCGTATGCTGGGCGCCGGCGCCATCGGTTCCAAGACACTCGTTCTTCTCACCATTGTGGGGATGCTCTACGGCCGCGTAGAGATGTTCATCGATATCGTCATCGCTTACAGCCTGCTCAACTTCATCGGTGTTCTTGCCGCCGCCAAATATCTCGAGAAAAAGGGAATTGAACCATGA
- the mnhG gene encoding monovalent cation/H(+) antiporter subunit G has translation MNILAVILIIGGVFFLTVGSLGVIRLPDFYSRTHAVGKSDTLGLLLAMAGLAIYHGWHIDSLKILLVAVFVGLSNPTASHALARAALRKGLAPWTRGGRT, from the coding sequence ATGAACATTCTGGCGGTCATTCTGATTATCGGTGGTGTCTTCTTCTTGACGGTGGGAAGCCTCGGCGTCATCCGCCTCCCCGATTTTTATTCGCGGACGCATGCTGTCGGCAAATCCGACACATTGGGTCTTCTGCTGGCGATGGCCGGTCTCGCGATCTATCACGGATGGCACATTGACAGCCTAAAAATCCTCCTGGTGGCTGTCTTTGTCGGATTGAGCAATCCGACGGCCAGCCACGCCCTCGCGCGTGCGGCGTTGAGAAAAGGGCTGGCGCCTTGGACCCGGGGAGGCCGCACATGA
- a CDS encoding DUF4040 domain-containing protein: protein MSWVVDFVLLTATLVTGFLALRVKDLLAAVVALSAYSFFMALLYTVFGAVDVGFTEAVIGAGITGVLFVAAIFVLGRRAAD, encoded by the coding sequence ATGAGCTGGGTTGTCGATTTCGTGCTCTTGACGGCCACACTGGTCACCGGCTTCCTTGCCCTTCGGGTCAAAGATCTTCTGGCGGCGGTCGTGGCCCTCTCCGCCTACTCCTTCTTCATGGCTCTGCTGTACACCGTCTTTGGAGCGGTCGACGTGGGCTTCACGGAGGCCGTGATCGGCGCCGGTATCACCGGCGTTCTCTTCGTTGCGGCCATATTCGTTCTAGGTAGGAGAGCGGCGGATTGA
- a CDS encoding sodium:proton antiporter, with product MIKRTDSIIVAVMARALVPLIQLYALYVHFHGHSSPGGGFQGGALLAASILLIRITMSPQSSHEQFPADWGVRMGAIGTLIYAGTGILCLLGGGHFLDYARMIGFSGEAASLRSLGITFIETGVLFAVMGTMVTLFDRIIAEAE from the coding sequence GTGATCAAGAGAACCGACAGCATCATCGTGGCCGTGATGGCCCGGGCCCTGGTTCCTCTGATCCAGCTCTACGCCCTTTATGTGCACTTTCACGGACACTCCAGCCCCGGCGGCGGTTTTCAGGGCGGCGCGCTGCTGGCAGCGAGCATCCTTCTGATCCGGATCACAATGAGCCCGCAATCATCTCATGAGCAATTCCCGGCGGACTGGGGTGTCCGCATGGGAGCCATCGGCACGCTGATCTATGCGGGGACCGGCATTCTCTGCCTCTTGGGCGGCGGCCACTTTCTCGATTACGCCCGAATGATCGGCTTCAGCGGCGAGGCGGCCTCCCTCCGTTCCCTTGGAATTACATTTATCGAAACGGGGGTTCTCTTCGCTGTCATGGGGACAATGGTCACCCTTTTTGACCGGATCATAGCGGAGGCGGAGTGA
- a CDS encoding cation:proton antiporter subunit C: MSEAFLGYYAYAATVLLLLLGLFGMLMKRNLVKKLIAMNILQTAVILFYIIISTKWGSTIPILEHAAHGQEHAINPEHFANPLPHALMLTAIVVSVATTGVSLALLILIKRRFGTLEENEILERSSS, translated from the coding sequence ATGAGCGAGGCCTTCTTGGGATACTACGCCTATGCAGCAACTGTCTTGCTGCTGCTGCTCGGCCTTTTTGGGATGCTCATGAAGCGCAATCTTGTCAAGAAGTTGATCGCCATGAACATTCTTCAGACAGCCGTCATCCTGTTTTACATTATCATTTCAACCAAATGGGGATCGACGATACCGATCCTCGAACATGCCGCTCACGGACAGGAACACGCTATCAATCCAGAACATTTCGCCAACCCCCTGCCGCACGCTCTCATGCTGACCGCTATCGTCGTGAGTGTCGCCACAACAGGCGTCTCTCTCGCCCTGCTGATCCTCATCAAGCGGCGCTTCGGCACACTGGAAGAGAATGAGATCTTGGAGAGAAGCTCGTCATGA
- a CDS encoding monovalent cation/H+ antiporter subunit D family protein, which translates to MSPSLILYIPMTLLVGGLVVTICGTINRRLAYPVFWVFLAGSTIAALLGLQQVLRFGTLRYELGGWAPPIGIEYVLDPLSAFMAALITCVAVLVMIYAKKSAGDELPGRDTSFYGMSALLLAGLLGIVVTGDLFNLYVFLEIASLAAYALLATGEKRAPLAAFRYVLLGTVSASFYLIGIGLLYSRTGTLNMADMAAQMGGITSFRSVQLAAVFLVTAMGIKMALFPLHLWLPDAYTYAPSTVTGLIAPLMTKVGAYAMIRLLLFVLGPAFIRDDLGATAWIAWVSAAGILAGSIMAIAQKDLKRMLAYSSVSQVAYIGLGIGLGNVFGFIGAVLHILNHALMKACLFLVAGIIRYKHGAISIPQFAGLGRRMPLTMAAFTIAALSMVGLPPAAGFFSKWYLVLGGIESRQWIFVAVILVSSLLNAVYFFNVLEKIYLTRKDDGQEDQAGWDEAPVSMLIPTLILAVGILAAGLANAVIVEGILRKALPPGI; encoded by the coding sequence ATGTCTCCTAGCCTGATCCTCTACATCCCCATGACCCTGCTGGTCGGCGGGCTGGTCGTTACGATCTGTGGAACCATCAACCGCAGGCTGGCCTATCCCGTTTTCTGGGTGTTCCTTGCGGGTTCTACAATCGCCGCTCTCCTCGGGCTTCAACAGGTTCTCCGATTCGGCACGCTTCGCTATGAGTTGGGGGGGTGGGCGCCTCCCATTGGAATTGAGTATGTCCTGGATCCCCTCTCCGCCTTCATGGCCGCGCTGATAACCTGTGTCGCCGTTCTTGTGATGATCTATGCCAAGAAAAGCGCCGGCGATGAACTGCCCGGCCGCGACACTTCCTTCTATGGTATGTCGGCCCTCCTCCTTGCGGGTCTGCTCGGCATCGTTGTCACCGGCGATTTGTTCAACCTCTATGTGTTTCTCGAGATCGCCTCACTGGCCGCCTACGCCCTGCTGGCCACAGGCGAGAAACGGGCGCCGCTGGCGGCTTTCCGCTACGTCCTGTTGGGAACGGTCAGCGCCTCCTTCTATCTCATCGGGATCGGCCTTCTTTATTCCAGGACCGGAACCCTGAATATGGCCGATATGGCCGCGCAGATGGGCGGGATTACCTCCTTCCGCTCCGTACAACTCGCCGCGGTTTTTCTAGTCACCGCGATGGGCATCAAGATGGCGCTCTTCCCCCTGCACCTTTGGCTGCCCGACGCCTATACATACGCCCCCTCAACTGTAACCGGATTAATCGCGCCCCTCATGACCAAGGTCGGCGCTTATGCCATGATCCGGCTCTTACTCTTTGTTTTGGGTCCGGCTTTCATACGGGACGACCTCGGAGCCACGGCATGGATCGCCTGGGTTTCCGCCGCCGGGATCCTCGCAGGCTCCATTATGGCTATCGCTCAGAAGGATCTTAAGCGGATGCTGGCTTACAGCAGCGTCAGCCAGGTCGCCTATATCGGATTGGGTATCGGCTTGGGGAATGTCTTCGGATTCATCGGCGCCGTGTTGCACATTTTGAATCACGCCCTGATGAAAGCCTGTCTCTTCCTTGTCGCCGGCATTATCCGGTACAAGCACGGGGCCATCTCCATCCCGCAATTCGCGGGACTGGGGCGCCGCATGCCCCTCACCATGGCGGCCTTTACCATCGCGGCGCTTTCCATGGTCGGGCTTCCCCCCGCGGCCGGCTTCTTCAGCAAGTGGTATCTCGTACTGGGCGGCATCGAATCCCGCCAGTGGATTTTTGTCGCCGTGATCCTGGTTTCAAGTCTTCTAAACGCGGTTTACTTCTTTAACGTTTTGGAAAAGATCTATCTCACGCGGAAGGACGATGGCCAGGAGGATCAAGCCGGATGGGATGAAGCGCCGGTCAGCATGCTGATTCCAACCCTGATACTGGCGGTCGGCATTCTCGCTGCCGGATTGGC